Proteins encoded within one genomic window of Neodiprion fabricii isolate iyNeoFabr1 chromosome 6, iyNeoFabr1.1, whole genome shotgun sequence:
- the LOC124185023 gene encoding uncharacterized protein LOC124185023 gives MLKAKINNVIDVVEVMSKKLDGIKCTDNIPDANQEADNPELEVMNLFPICHVKMLQRVEKELTNNAMKQKLMTALLKIGGSDYKNTTTRLMERLFSNYVAEKFSWVGSKGKRIFSTLHLCRVILDVVGKASTTNLVTEDMIAKVIKDWLRHAKERLSREKPPLSLHTDAEENSAREPDAEVELNVPGVAEGTDYSN, from the exons ATGCTGAAAGCCAAAATCAATAATGTTATTGATGTTGTGGAGGTGATGAGTAAGAAGCTAGATGGTATAAAATGTACTGATAATATTCCGGATGCGAATCAAGAAGCTGATAACCCCGAACTTGAAGTCATGAATCTTTTCCCAATTTGCCATGTAAAAATGTTGCAAAGAGTAGAAAAAGAATTAACGAACAAtgcgatgaaacaaaaattg ATGACAGCATTACTAAAAATCGGTGGAAGTGATTACAAAAACACTACCACTAGATTGATGGAACGGCTTTTCAGCAATTATGTAGCTGAGAAATTTAGCTGGGTCGGgtcaaaaggaaaaagaattttttcaacacttcaTTTGTGTCGTGTTATTCTAG ATGTTGTCGGGAAAGCATCGACCACAAATTTGGTCACAGAAGATATGATTGCGAAAGTCATTAAAGATTGGTTACGGCACGCGAAGGAACGATTGTCACGAGAGAAACC GCCCCTATCTTTGCACACAGATGCAGAAGAAAACTCCGCCAGAGAACCAGATGCCGAAGTAGAACTTAACGTTCCTGGAGTAGCTGAAGGGACTGATTATTCCAACTA a